From the Nodularia sp. NIES-3585 genome, one window contains:
- a CDS encoding endonuclease MutS2 gives MIQSETLDLLEWHRLCQHLSTFAATKLGAIASLHLQIPTFPAASQQLLAQTKEVYQLETRMTTGLSFEGIQDIGDSLERAELSGILAGDELLAIATTLAGTRNLRRVIDNQEDLPTLADLVADLRTYPELEQEIHRCIDERGQVTDRASLKLGEIRSELRKTRSQITKKLQNILQAKSGAVQEQIITQRGDRYVIPVKAPQKDAIPGIVHDTSTSGATLYVEPNSIVPFGNQLRQTIRREQTEEEAIRRNLTQQVAEVKPDLERLLAIVTTLDLATARARYSFWLGANPPRFINREDNEIITLRQLRHPLLVWQQQHEHGQPVVPVDLLISPHLRVVTITGPNTGGKTVTLKTLALAALMAKVGLFVPAREPVEIPWFDQVLADIGDEQSLQQSLSTFSGHIRRISRILNALDHEEQAENAALSPHSPLPTPHSALVLLDEVGAGTDPVEGSALAIALLQYLANHAQLTIATTHFGELKALKYEDERFENASVEFDESTLSPTYRLLWGIPGRSNALTIARRLGLKPEVVTQAKTQVGGATDEVNQVIAGLEAQRRRQETKAAEAQSLLQQAERLYKEVSAKSQALQEREKALRADQEVAVQQAIAQAKGEIAQVIRRLQKGTPKAQDAQQATDALNQISQKYQPKVAPKPKVGFMPKVGDRVRISQFGQTADVLTAPDADGEFTVRFGIMKMSVKLEDIESLDGQKAEPVVKQKPATPVSQPEQSAPAIRTSQNTVDLRGKRVADSEIILDKAISEATGPLWIIHGHGTGKLRQGVHTFLHQHSRVSHHEPAEQADGGSGVTIAYIK, from the coding sequence TTGATCCAATCTGAGACCTTAGACCTACTCGAATGGCATCGCCTTTGCCAGCATCTTTCCACATTTGCGGCAACTAAGCTAGGGGCGATCGCATCACTTCATCTCCAAATCCCGACATTTCCAGCAGCAAGTCAGCAGTTGTTAGCACAAACCAAAGAAGTCTACCAACTGGAAACTCGCATGACTACAGGACTATCTTTTGAGGGGATTCAAGATATTGGTGATTCCTTGGAACGGGCAGAACTTAGCGGTATTTTAGCAGGGGATGAACTGCTGGCGATCGCTACGACTTTGGCAGGGACGAGAAATTTACGCCGTGTTATTGATAATCAAGAAGATTTGCCTACACTTGCTGATTTAGTCGCTGATTTGCGGACTTATCCCGAACTAGAGCAAGAAATACACCGATGTATTGATGAACGAGGCCAAGTAACTGATCGTGCTAGCCTCAAGCTGGGGGAAATTCGCTCAGAGTTGCGTAAAACACGCAGTCAAATTACTAAAAAACTGCAAAATATTTTACAAGCAAAATCTGGAGCAGTTCAAGAACAGATTATTACTCAACGGGGCGATCGCTATGTCATCCCAGTGAAAGCACCTCAAAAAGATGCCATTCCTGGCATTGTACATGATACTTCTACCAGTGGCGCGACTCTTTACGTAGAGCCTAATTCTATAGTGCCTTTTGGTAACCAACTGCGGCAGACTATTAGAAGAGAGCAAACAGAAGAAGAAGCAATTCGGCGGAATTTAACACAGCAAGTAGCAGAAGTCAAGCCAGATTTAGAACGGTTGCTAGCAATTGTCACGACTTTAGATTTAGCCACCGCCAGAGCTAGGTATAGTTTCTGGTTAGGAGCAAATCCGCCCAGATTTATCAACCGTGAAGATAATGAAATTATTACCCTAAGACAATTACGGCATCCCCTGTTAGTGTGGCAACAGCAGCATGAACATGGTCAACCTGTGGTTCCCGTGGATTTGCTCATTAGTCCCCATCTGCGGGTGGTAACCATTACTGGACCGAATACCGGGGGTAAAACAGTCACATTAAAAACCCTAGCTTTGGCAGCATTAATGGCGAAGGTAGGTTTATTTGTTCCTGCCCGTGAACCAGTAGAAATACCTTGGTTTGACCAAGTATTAGCTGATATTGGGGATGAACAATCTTTACAGCAAAGTTTATCGACATTTTCTGGACATATTCGCCGAATTAGTCGGATTCTAAATGCGCTCGATCATGAAGAACAAGCAGAAAATGCTGCCTTATCTCCCCATTCCCCACTCCCCACTCCCCACTCAGCACTGGTATTACTCGATGAAGTCGGCGCGGGAACTGATCCAGTGGAAGGTAGTGCTTTAGCGATCGCCTTGTTGCAATATCTAGCGAATCATGCCCAGTTAACCATTGCCACAACTCACTTTGGGGAATTAAAAGCGCTCAAATATGAAGATGAGCGATTTGAAAATGCTTCTGTAGAATTTGATGAAAGTACCCTTTCGCCTACCTATCGTTTACTGTGGGGCATTCCTGGACGTTCCAACGCCTTAACAATTGCCCGGCGTTTGGGTTTGAAGCCAGAAGTTGTGACACAGGCGAAAACTCAAGTAGGAGGAGCTACAGACGAAGTTAATCAGGTAATTGCTGGGTTGGAAGCGCAACGCCGCCGCCAAGAAACTAAAGCTGCGGAAGCTCAAAGTTTATTGCAGCAAGCAGAACGTTTATACAAGGAAGTGTCGGCAAAATCTCAAGCTTTGCAGGAACGGGAAAAAGCTTTGCGGGCTGATCAGGAAGTAGCAGTACAGCAAGCGATCGCTCAAGCTAAAGGTGAAATTGCCCAAGTGATTCGCCGCTTGCAAAAAGGCACACCAAAAGCCCAAGATGCCCAACAAGCAACCGATGCCTTAAATCAAATTTCCCAAAAGTATCAGCCCAAAGTAGCACCAAAACCCAAAGTCGGGTTTATGCCCAAAGTAGGCGATCGCGTGCGGATTTCCCAGTTTGGACAAACAGCAGATGTTTTAACCGCCCCCGATGCCGATGGTGAATTTACTGTGCGTTTTGGCATAATGAAAATGAGCGTGAAGCTCGAAGACATCGAATCTTTGGATGGTCAAAAAGCTGAACCAGTTGTCAAACAGAAGCCAGCCACCCCAGTTAGTCAACCAGAACAAAGCGCCCCGGCTATTCGCACCTCTCAAAATACAGTGGATTTGCGCGGTAAACGGGTAGCTGATTCAGAAATTATTTTAGACAAAGCAATTTCTGAAGCTACAGGCCCCTTATGGATTATTCATGGACACGGCACCGGCAAGTTGCGGCAAGGAGTTCACACCTTTTTGCACCAGCACTCTAGGGTTAGCCACCATGAACCAGCAGAACAGGCCGATGGTGGCAGTGGTGTAACTATTGCTTATATTAAATAA
- a CDS encoding DUF2997 domain-containing protein, whose protein sequence is METLEFIIYPDGRVQETVTGIVGNSCAEVTAAIEAQLGQVLSHEPTSEFFAAQVQQSAVVNTQATYSDW, encoded by the coding sequence ATGGAGACATTAGAGTTCATCATCTATCCAGACGGTCGAGTACAAGAAACAGTCACTGGCATTGTGGGCAATTCTTGCGCTGAGGTTACAGCAGCAATAGAAGCACAACTGGGACAAGTACTTAGTCATGAGCCAACCTCAGAATTTTTCGCCGCACAGGTGCAACAATCGGCTGTGGTAAATACGCAAGCCACATACAGCGATTGGTAA
- a CDS encoding PhzF family phenazine biosynthesis protein, whose amino-acid sequence MGLVIFQVDAFTNRCFAGNPAAVCVLSECRDDGWMQSVAQEMNLSETAFLVRQDEGFSLRWFTPMVEVPLCGHATLASAHVLWSEGHLLSDQVARFYTKSGVLIAKCLGEWIELDFPVNVSHVTVAPPDLSAALGVPCKSVLQNSLGYLVEVESEDLVRQMQPNFQVLKTLPMAKVIVTSQANSDSEYDFVSRFFAPGVGIDEDPVTGSAHCCLAAFWRDRLHQDEFLAFQASRRGGVVKVRYSGGDRVLLSGQAVTVMRGEFMT is encoded by the coding sequence ATGGGACTGGTGATTTTTCAGGTTGATGCTTTTACGAATAGATGTTTTGCGGGGAATCCGGCGGCTGTTTGTGTTTTGTCTGAGTGTCGGGATGATGGTTGGATGCAGAGTGTGGCGCAGGAGATGAATTTGTCTGAGACTGCTTTTTTGGTGCGACAGGATGAGGGGTTTAGTCTGCGTTGGTTTACGCCGATGGTGGAAGTTCCTCTTTGTGGTCATGCAACTTTGGCTAGCGCCCATGTACTTTGGTCTGAGGGGCATTTGTTATCTGATCAAGTTGCCCGTTTTTATACTAAAAGCGGTGTTTTGATTGCTAAATGTTTGGGTGAGTGGATTGAGTTAGATTTTCCGGTGAATGTCTCTCATGTCACGGTTGCGCCTCCGGATTTAAGTGCGGCTTTGGGTGTACCTTGTAAGTCTGTGCTGCAAAATTCTCTGGGGTATTTGGTGGAGGTGGAGTCTGAGGATTTGGTACGACAAATGCAGCCTAATTTTCAAGTCTTGAAAACATTACCTATGGCGAAGGTGATTGTTACTAGCCAAGCTAATTCTGATTCTGAATATGATTTTGTTTCTCGCTTTTTTGCACCGGGAGTAGGTATCGATGAAGACCCAGTGACTGGATCTGCCCATTGTTGTCTGGCGGCTTTCTGGCGCGATCGCCTGCATCAAGATGAGTTTTTGGCTTTTCAGGCTTCCCGGCGCGGTGGAGTGGTGAAGGTGCGCTATTCAGGAGGCGATCGCGTGTTGCTCTCTGGACAAGCTGTAACTGTAATGCGAGGCGAATTCATGACTTAA
- a CDS encoding DUF29 domain-containing protein, whose amino-acid sequence MTQISKTLAQLYETDFVAWTEQTVKLIRAAQFAQVDWDAVIEEIESLGRSERRELKSRLEVLLQHLLKWQYQSNLQSGSWRNTIDEQRNRIADLLQESPSLKSYPEVVLAESYSRGRKAAMNETQLPQSKFPVECPYTITQILDTEFLPDPA is encoded by the coding sequence ATGACCCAAATTTCAAAAACTTTAGCTCAGTTGTATGAGACAGACTTTGTAGCATGGACAGAACAGACTGTCAAATTAATTCGGGCTGCACAATTCGCACAGGTAGACTGGGATGCAGTCATTGAGGAAATTGAAAGCTTGGGAAGGTCAGAAAGGCGGGAATTAAAAAGTCGCTTGGAGGTATTATTACAGCATTTACTCAAGTGGCAATATCAGTCTAATTTACAGAGTGGCTCTTGGCGAAATACCATTGATGAGCAACGTAACCGCATAGCAGATTTATTGCAAGAGAGTCCTAGCCTTAAATCCTATCCAGAAGTTGTTTTAGCCGAATCCTACAGTCGGGGACGCAAAGCGGCTATGAATGAAACGCAACTACCACAGAGTAAATTTCCCGTGGAATGTCCTTATACCATTACCCAAATTCTGGATACTGAGTTTTTGCCAGATCCAGCTTAA
- a CDS encoding DUF1257 domain-containing protein, whose amino-acid sequence MSHFSQIKTQIRNLDSLKDALTELGIDWKPGPREVRGYRGQTHPAEVTIEQENGYDIGFRWNGKEYELVADLQYWQQGLSVDGFLRQVTQRYAYQSVVKETARAGFQVAEQQKNQDGSIRLVVQRWSA is encoded by the coding sequence ATGTCACACTTTAGCCAAATTAAGACTCAAATCCGTAACCTTGATTCTTTGAAAGATGCTCTAACTGAATTGGGCATAGACTGGAAACCCGGCCCTCGTGAAGTCCGGGGCTATCGCGGTCAAACCCATCCTGCGGAAGTCACTATTGAGCAGGAAAATGGCTATGACATCGGCTTTAGATGGAATGGCAAAGAATATGAGTTGGTGGCTGACTTGCAATATTGGCAACAAGGCTTGTCTGTAGATGGATTCTTACGCCAAGTCACTCAACGCTATGCTTATCAGTCAGTGGTCAAAGAAACCGCTCGCGCAGGCTTTCAGGTTGCTGAACAACAAAAAAATCAAGATGGCTCAATTCGCTTAGTAGTACAGCGCTGGAGTGCGTAA
- a CDS encoding ferredoxin, producing the protein MADFLPSQSEPEENRSGWEPELGGFLRDDPERSGLEPELGGIERQKGVYVDEITCIGCLHCAHVARNTFYIEPDYGRSRVIRQDGDGDEIIQEAIDTCPVDCIHWVDYTELKKLEEERKYQAIPIAGYPVEQAVYAAERRRKKQKLKNQKSH; encoded by the coding sequence ATGGCTGATTTTCTGCCGTCGCAGTCAGAACCAGAAGAAAACCGTTCCGGTTGGGAACCAGAGTTAGGCGGATTCTTACGAGATGACCCAGAACGCTCTGGTTTAGAGCCGGAATTGGGTGGTATTGAGCGTCAAAAGGGTGTTTATGTTGACGAAATCACCTGTATTGGCTGCTTACACTGCGCTCATGTGGCACGTAACACCTTCTACATTGAACCAGATTATGGGCGATCGCGTGTGATTCGCCAAGATGGTGACGGTGACGAAATCATCCAAGAAGCAATTGATACTTGCCCAGTCGATTGCATCCATTGGGTCGATTACACTGAACTGAAAAAGTTAGAAGAAGAGCGCAAATATCAGGCTATACCTATTGCCGGTTATCCAGTGGAACAGGCTGTATATGCTGCTGAACGGCGACGTAAAAAACAAAAGTTAAAAAACCAAAAATCCCATTAA
- a CDS encoding DUF4332 domain-containing protein: MPNKQPNTRSPITACDWPIEQLPGLSQEEQAKLQNCGITTTKELFKQGKTAETRVILASKLQVNLQYVNKWIALADLARIPGIGLQYSGLLLHSGIGSVAQLAQTPTHRLHQQMMRLQVSTMQRRDLCPTIDVVQQWSQQAQIVLSAKC; this comes from the coding sequence ATGCCCAATAAACAGCCAAATACTAGAAGTCCAATTACAGCTTGTGATTGGCCAATTGAACAATTACCAGGGTTGAGCCAGGAAGAACAAGCCAAACTGCAAAATTGTGGCATTACCACCACAAAAGAGCTATTTAAACAAGGAAAAACTGCGGAAACTAGGGTAATTTTAGCAAGTAAATTACAGGTTAATCTTCAATATGTAAATAAATGGATTGCCTTGGCTGATTTAGCCCGTATTCCTGGTATAGGACTGCAATATTCCGGCTTATTACTGCATTCCGGTATTGGTTCTGTAGCCCAACTAGCTCAGACACCCACCCACAGGTTGCACCAACAAATGATGCGCCTACAGGTATCAACAATGCAGCGACGAGATTTGTGTCCAACTATTGATGTAGTACAACAATGGAGTCAGCAAGCGCAAATTGTTCTGAGTGCTAAATGCTGA
- a CDS encoding aminopeptidase P family protein, with the protein MLKQTLHHRRQKLATLINFPAILWSGNTNPRNFPANVYPFRASSHFLYFAGLPLPNAAIRLEAGKLELFIDNPPPSSALWHGEIPTRDQIAEQIGADTARPMAELESCLESAATISVQNAATWTQQTQLLNRWVLPQQPPQGIDLELAKAIISLRLTHDAGALEELRKAAAVTVAAHKAGIAATAKAKTEAQVRAAMEAVIIGENMTTSYNSIVTVHGEVLHNEHYHHPLQPGDLILADVGAETQMGWAGDVTRTWPVSGKFSSTQRDIYHVVLAAHDACIAKICPGVEYRDIHLLAATVIAEGLVDLGILQGNPQDLVEMDAQALFFPHGIGHLLGLDVHDMEDLGDLAGYEEGRNRSDRFGLGYLRLNRPLHPGMLVTIEPGFYQVPAILNDANLRSKYENVVNWQRLSQFADVRGIRIEDDVLVTEEGREVLTAALPNSASAIEDLSCHKTLR; encoded by the coding sequence ATGCTCAAACAAACCTTACACCACCGCCGACAAAAACTAGCCACCCTAATTAACTTTCCCGCAATCCTGTGGTCAGGAAACACCAACCCCCGCAACTTCCCCGCCAACGTCTACCCCTTTCGCGCCAGTAGCCATTTCCTCTACTTCGCCGGACTGCCATTACCAAACGCCGCCATTCGCTTAGAAGCAGGCAAACTAGAACTATTCATAGATAATCCCCCACCCAGCAGCGCCCTATGGCATGGAGAAATCCCCACCCGTGACCAAATAGCCGAGCAAATAGGCGCAGATACAGCTCGACCAATGGCAGAATTAGAATCATGTTTAGAAAGTGCAGCCACAATTTCCGTCCAGAATGCCGCTACCTGGACACAGCAAACACAGTTATTAAATAGATGGGTTTTACCACAACAACCGCCCCAAGGAATTGACTTAGAATTAGCCAAAGCCATAATTTCTCTTCGCCTCACCCATGATGCAGGTGCATTAGAAGAATTGCGAAAAGCTGCGGCTGTCACAGTTGCGGCACACAAAGCCGGGATAGCAGCCACAGCCAAAGCCAAAACGGAAGCCCAAGTGCGGGCGGCAATGGAAGCGGTGATTATCGGTGAAAATATGACTACCTCATATAACAGTATTGTCACCGTTCACGGCGAAGTTTTGCACAACGAACATTATCACCATCCCCTACAACCAGGTGATTTAATTCTGGCTGATGTGGGTGCGGAAACCCAAATGGGTTGGGCGGGCGATGTTACCCGGACTTGGCCTGTATCTGGTAAATTTTCATCTACCCAAAGAGATATTTATCATGTAGTATTGGCGGCACATGATGCTTGTATTGCCAAAATCTGCCCCGGTGTGGAGTATAGGGATATTCACTTATTAGCAGCTACAGTCATCGCTGAAGGTTTAGTAGATTTAGGAATTTTACAAGGAAATCCCCAAGATTTAGTAGAGATGGATGCCCAGGCGTTATTTTTCCCTCATGGAATTGGGCATTTATTGGGTTTAGATGTCCATGATATGGAGGATTTGGGAGATTTAGCAGGTTATGAAGAGGGCAGAAATAGAAGCGATCGCTTTGGTTTAGGTTATCTGCGTTTAAATCGTCCTTTGCACCCAGGAATGTTAGTCACAATTGAGCCGGGATTTTATCAAGTTCCAGCAATTTTAAATGATGCTAACTTGCGCTCAAAATATGAAAATGTCGTGAATTGGCAGCGTTTATCTCAATTTGCCGATGTCCGGGGAATACGCATAGAAGATGATGTTTTAGTTACAGAAGAAGGTAGGGAAGTTTTAACAGCCGCATTACCAAATTCAGCCAGCGCCATAGAAGATTTATCTTGTCATAAGACCTTGCGGTAA
- a CDS encoding OB-fold-containig protein, with the protein MLFNQANLPYWIFLGMGVFLFLFVIISGGGDADADADVDAEFDADTDGDFSFGEVLGWVGIGKAPLILLLATDLSSWGVFGLILNSVAIGMINGAFSAFVSSAILLISLIFSLLLGRFIAELIGKIFADFSEDVSSDRLIGCVGTVTSFYIPNEKVGKIGQVDVLDPKQNYLTISAALPEWATISPQRGDQVIVIENQPQNYLVIAKDTTDEQLWLDNSSQKNKT; encoded by the coding sequence ATGCTGTTTAACCAGGCTAACTTGCCTTATTGGATATTCCTGGGAATGGGAGTATTCCTATTTTTGTTTGTGATCATTTCCGGTGGGGGCGATGCAGATGCCGACGCAGATGTAGATGCCGAATTTGATGCGGATACCGATGGCGACTTCAGTTTTGGTGAAGTTCTAGGATGGGTAGGTATTGGTAAAGCTCCACTCATCTTATTACTAGCAACAGATTTGAGTTCGTGGGGCGTTTTTGGACTGATCTTAAATAGTGTAGCTATTGGCATGATTAATGGCGCTTTTAGTGCCTTTGTTAGCAGTGCTATTTTATTAATTTCGTTAATTTTCAGCTTATTATTGGGAAGATTTATAGCAGAACTAATTGGCAAAATTTTTGCAGATTTTAGTGAAGATGTCAGTAGCGATCGCTTGATTGGTTGTGTGGGTACTGTAACTTCTTTTTATATCCCCAATGAAAAAGTGGGGAAAATTGGTCAAGTAGATGTCCTAGATCCAAAACAGAATTATCTCACAATTAGTGCTGCTTTACCAGAATGGGCAACCATTTCCCCACAACGTGGTGATCAAGTGATTGTCATTGAAAATCAACCGCAAAATTATCTTGTAATTGCTAAAGATACTACAGATGAACAACTTTGGTTAGATAACTCCAGCCAGAAAAATAAAACTTAA
- a CDS encoding DUF3038 domain-containing protein — protein sequence MLKVMHSAADSATPNPQWADLIKLPAPNTVHWDNIKSQLDLVLLALETLTGIGSEAMLSAAINLNLESRVPDRVALWRLRQSNPLRKGQGGRKKLDVEEARSLVLITCYLAKQHQELIRRAVGLLEQMAENKREPHQAALLGDYIDAFCNTYQERMEEDDQITTDLLTHLALKLLVDLLFYSAPGGHRRFWLALIDSSAKF from the coding sequence ATGCTAAAAGTTATGCACTCGGCCGCCGATTCAGCCACACCAAATCCCCAGTGGGCGGATTTAATTAAGCTTCCAGCCCCTAACACAGTTCATTGGGACAACATCAAAAGCCAGTTAGACTTGGTGCTGTTGGCCTTAGAAACTTTAACTGGTATTGGTTCCGAGGCCATGCTGTCTGCGGCAATTAATCTGAATTTAGAGTCAAGAGTGCCAGACCGGGTAGCTTTATGGCGTTTGCGTCAGTCTAATCCCTTACGCAAAGGTCAAGGTGGGCGAAAAAAGCTAGATGTCGAAGAAGCGCGATCGCTTGTCCTCATTACCTGCTACCTCGCCAAACAGCACCAAGAATTGATTCGCCGTGCTGTTGGTCTATTAGAACAAATGGCGGAAAACAAGCGGGAACCTCATCAGGCTGCCTTACTTGGAGATTACATCGATGCTTTTTGCAATACCTACCAAGAACGGATGGAAGAAGACGACCAAATAACCACGGATCTACTCACCCACTTGGCGCTAAAACTGCTTGTAGATTTATTGTTTTACAGTGCGCCTGGTGGACATCGCCGTTTCTGGCTAGCACTCATAGACAGTTCTGCAAAATTTTAG
- a CDS encoding DUF4335 domain-containing protein has product MPPLNSVIRRYTPPTCTLEILAQSSPLSHWMGKTVIKQLTFELHFDDPQLPEESKIPIRGDRDQLEILCDVVTSYVQEFLQQPPDNFWLSLCEPQDSSKVSDNSEFTDFQPSLQPTIKNFQSFTDQTSQSKIYIETGNYLTHNLFLGPLANETSGSVIQLSLLQLFDLATALDEYSADVMALPNLQNNHKVLRLPAWAPIAAVMVLGVGLLPVTLQFANNNRQNQSQTAKISDPENVKTALEPSPSLDQPTLPPGFTPPDNLTSQPPLGSDSQFPSPSFPQQPPTASNSSLTNSSPSLPSQQDPLLIFETKIPTIESNTSRATSTTIPPQQDPTRSIAQNESGLPQRRTLPPSLSASSSSVPLSVSTNPNDNRSQTASSPDSRLNIKQIEETMNSSVDVGTEADNNSLVGRLTNEALTPKPEEFTPGRTLFDTPQVAEAREIFTKRWQPPIGFTQTLEYSLMVGVDGKIERIYPLNQASRTFVENVGMPEIGQPFVSANKYGQNVRIRVVLGPDGRVQTFPEDE; this is encoded by the coding sequence ATGCCACCATTAAATTCTGTCATTCGACGCTACACACCCCCAACTTGTACCCTGGAAATATTGGCGCAAAGTTCACCTTTATCCCATTGGATGGGAAAAACAGTGATCAAGCAGCTAACCTTTGAACTACACTTTGATGATCCGCAACTACCAGAAGAAAGTAAAATTCCCATTCGGGGCGATCGCGATCAACTAGAAATTTTGTGTGATGTTGTCACCAGCTACGTGCAAGAATTTCTTCAGCAACCCCCGGATAATTTTTGGCTTAGTCTTTGTGAACCCCAGGATTCTAGTAAAGTATCTGATAATTCGGAGTTCACAGATTTTCAGCCATCTTTACAACCAACCATTAAAAACTTTCAATCTTTTACAGACCAAACATCACAGAGCAAAATCTACATAGAAACAGGCAACTATTTAACTCACAATCTGTTTCTTGGCCCCCTGGCTAATGAAACATCTGGTTCTGTAATTCAACTAAGTCTGTTGCAACTATTCGATTTAGCAACAGCTTTAGACGAATACTCTGCTGATGTCATGGCCTTACCAAATCTCCAAAACAATCATAAGGTTCTGCGATTACCTGCTTGGGCTCCTATTGCCGCAGTTATGGTTTTAGGTGTAGGTTTACTACCAGTAACTTTGCAATTTGCCAACAATAACAGGCAAAATCAGTCCCAAACAGCAAAAATATCAGATCCAGAAAACGTGAAAACTGCCCTGGAACCCTCACCCTCTCTGGATCAACCCACATTACCACCGGGATTTACACCCCCGGATAATTTGACATCCCAACCACCTTTAGGCTCGGATTCTCAATTTCCTTCTCCTAGTTTCCCTCAACAGCCCCCCACAGCATCTAATTCTAGCCTGACCAATTCCTCTCCATCTTTACCATCTCAACAAGATCCACTGCTGATATTTGAAACCAAAATTCCCACGATAGAAAGCAATACAAGCCGTGCCACCTCTACAACAATTCCCCCACAGCAAGACCCCACAAGGTCAATTGCCCAGAATGAAAGTGGACTACCCCAAAGGCGGACTTTACCACCTAGCCTATCTGCTAGTAGCTCATCAGTTCCCTTGTCTGTGTCTACCAATCCCAACGACAATAGGAGCCAGACTGCTTCCTCACCTGACTCCCGTCTTAACATCAAGCAAATAGAAGAAACAATGAATTCTTCGGTAGATGTTGGGACTGAGGCAGATAATAATTCCTTAGTTGGTAGATTAACTAATGAAGCCTTAACCCCTAAACCGGAAGAGTTTACCCCTGGTAGGACTTTGTTTGATACACCTCAAGTAGCAGAAGCTAGAGAAATATTCACAAAGCGCTGGCAGCCACCAATTGGATTCACGCAAACATTGGAATATAGTTTGATGGTGGGTGTTGATGGTAAGATTGAAAGGATTTATCCCCTAAATCAGGCTTCAAGAACATTCGTGGAAAATGTGGGTATGCCTGAAATTGGTCAACCTTTTGTTTCTGCGAATAAATATGGACAAAATGTCAGAATTCGAGTTGTTCTCGGTCCTGATGGTAGGGTTCAAACATTTCCTGAAGACGAATAA